AGCACGCCGATCGGATACATCTTCTGGCTTGGAACGTTGATGGGGTTTATTGTGGGGAGTGTGATTTGCCATCAGATTCTGTACACCGACGTGGCCGACCACCTGCCCGAGTTTGCCACGCTGAAAGCGATGGGCTATGGCAACCGCTATTTCGTGTGGCTGATTATGCAGGAAGCGGTGTTGTTGTCGCTGCTGGGGTTCGTGCCGGGTGTGGCGTGCAGCCAATTGATCTGCTACCTCGTGGCCATGCTCACCAATTTGAAGGTCGGCGTTCATTTGGCCACGGCGCTCACGGTCTTGGGCATGAGCATCGTCATGTGCATCGTTTCAGGCTGTATGACCGTGCGCAAGGTGATGGAACTTGACCCCGCGGAGCTTTTTTGATGGCCAGGAGACGCGCGCGAGCGAGTACCGCCTTTGCCTCGATCAACCCCAGGTCGGCGACGCGGCGGCACGCGGACCTGAGAGAGTCGTCGGACGATCTGTTTGCCGTCCGCGTGCGGGGGCTCAACCATAGCTTCGGCGAGGGCGAGCTGCGAAAGCAAGTGCTGTTCGACAACCAGCTCGACCTGGCCCGCGGCGAGATTGTGATCATGACCGGGCCTTCCGGTTCCGGCAAAACGACCCTGTTGACGCTCATCGGCGGGCTGCGCACCGTGCAGCAAGGGCAGCTCATGGTGCTGGGCCGCGAGCTGCACAGCCTGAGCGCCAAAGAGCTGGTCGATGTGCGCCGCGATGTGGGTTTCATCTTTCAGGCCCACAACTTGTTCGATTCGCTCACGGCCCTGCAAAATGTCTCCATGTCGATGGAACTCTGGGACGACGACCCCGCGGCCATTCGCGAGCGGGCAATCGAGATACTCACCATCCTGGGCCTGGAGAAGCGAATTCACTACAAGCCCGATCAGCTTTCGGGCGGACAAAAACAGCGCGTGGCGATCGCGCGGGCGCTGGCGAGCCACCCGCAGTTGGTGCTGGCCGACGAGCCGACCGCGGCGCTCGACCGCGAGTCGGGCCGCGACGTCGTCGAGCTGCTGCACAAATTTGCCAAGGAAGAAGCTTGCACGGTACTGATGGTCACGCACGACAATCGCATTCTGGACGTGGCCGACCGCATCGTGAACATGGTCGACGGCCGCGTTATCTCCGACGTGCTGGTGCAAGAGGCGGCCACGATCACCGAATTCCTGCAACGCAACGAGCTGTTCAAGAACCTGTCGGCCGGCACGCTGGCCGAAGTGGCCGACAAGGTGGCGCTGGAGCGGTTCGCGGCCGGCGACGTGGTGATTCGCCAGGGCGATCCGGGCGACAAACTGTATGTGATCCGTTCGGGCAAGGCCGAAGTCCACGTGACCAAAGACGGCCAAACACGCCAGGTGGCGAGTTTGGGACCGGGCGATTTCTTCGGCGAAGCGGCCCTGATCAGCGGCGAGCCGCGCAACGCCACGGTGCGGGCCGGCGAGACGCTGGAGGTCTATACGTTGGGCAAAGACGACTTCAAACGCGTGATCGACGCCAGCCCGCCTTTCCGCGATGTGTTGCGGCGGGTGCTGTTCGCCCGGCAGTAACCGATTGCGTAGCGTCTTCGCGGGTGTCCAAGATCAAAAACGGTTTCGAGAGACGCCGGCGAGGTGTATGATTTGCATTTCCCGCAGTGCTAGCCACCCAACAGGAACCCATCATGAGCGAAGAGATTTACCGTCCGGGGCTGGAAGGCGTTGTCGCCGGCGAGACGGCGGTCAGCACTCTGGCCGGTGGCCTGCAATACCGCGGATACGCCGTCGAAGAACTGGCCGGCGATGCCACGTTTGAGGAGGTCGCATTTCTCATTCTGCACGGCGAGTTGCCGACCGCGGCGGAGCTCGACGCCTTTCGTGCCCGGCTGGTCGAAGCCCAGTCGCTCGATCCGGCGATCGTCGGTCTCCTGCGGTTGCTGCCGGCCCAGGCGCCGCTGATGGACGTGATGCGCACGGCCGCCAGCCTGTTGGCCCATTGGGATTCCGACGCCGCCGACAGCCGCCACGCAGCCAACCTGCGAAAAGCCGAACGGCTGGTGGCCCAGTTGCCGGTCGTCATGGCCGCCCGGCAACGGCTGACGGCGGGCAAAGAGCCGGTGCCGCCCGATGGCCGCCTGTCGCTGGCGGCCAACGTGCTTTGGATGTTGAACCGCGAAGTCCCTTCGCCGCAAGCCGTCAAGGCGATGGACGTCTCTTTGATTCTCTACGCCGAGCACGAGTTCAACGCCTCGACATTCACCGCCCGCGTGGTGGCCTCGACCTTGAGCGATTTGCACTCCGCCGTCACCGCGGCCATCGGGGCCCTGAAGGGCCCGCTGCACGGCGGCGCCAACGAGCGCGTGATGGAAGTGCTGGCCGAGGTCGGCAGCTCGGCGAATGCCGACCGCTGGGTGCGCGAGGCCCTGGCGGCCAAACGCCGCATCATGGGCTTCGGGCATCGCGTCTACAAGTCGGGCGACCCGCGGGCCGTCTATTTGAAGACGCTTTGTGGCGAGCTGGCCCGCGAGACCGGCCACGAAGATATGGAACGAATGGCGGAGGTCATCGAGACCGTGGTACGGCAAGAGAAGAGTTTGCCGCCCAATCTCGATTGGCCCAGCGCCCGCTTGTATCACTATCTGGGTTTGCCGGTCGAGCTTTATACACCGTTGTTCGTCATCAGCCGCGTGACCGGCTGGAGCGCTCACGTGATCGAGCAATTGGACAACAACCGCTTGATCCGGCCGCGCTCGCGTTACACCGGTCCGGCACATCGCCCGCTGGTGCCGCTGGCCAAGCGGGGATAGGAGGGCTACGGCAAGTTCACCCAATGCGGCCACCAGGTTTCGCAACGCAGGCGACAAAGCAGATCGGCCACGACGGGCAGCAACACCCAGCGGGCCGCACGACAGCATTCCAGGCGTAACGCCCGGATGTTCACCACGATCGTGTCGGGCGTGCCGAAGTTCGCCAGCCGGGGAAGGAAGCGCGGCACCTCGCGGCAATAGCGGTGATAAGGACCGCCAAATCGCCGGCTCAGATAGCGCTCTTCCGCCGGCACGGTGGCCCAGGCATAAAACACCGCCCCCACCAGCACGCAGGCCAGAAACGTCATGCTCTCGAGGATAATGGCCGTCGACAGGGCGATCAGAAACGTGCCCAAATAAAGCGGATTGCGGCAAATCGAGTACGGCCCCTCGCTGACGATCACCTGGCGTTTGCGGCCGCCGATGTAAAGCGTGGCCCAGAAACGCATTGCGGCGCCGGCGAAGAACGTGAGCCAGCCCAGCACCTCCAGCGGAATCCGCTCCCATTGGGCCTGCGAGAAGAGCGGCGGCGAAAAGACCACCAGCGTGCCGAAAGCGACCCCCAGCAGCGCTCCCACCAGCCCGCGAGCACGAAAGGCCCAGCTTGCCGCCCGTTCGGCTTCCATCGCCCGTCGCATGCTATCCGCAGACCCTGGTGAATAGGGGAAGGATCGAGAAGTGGCCCCCTCGCAGGCCGGCATGGTACAAGCGCGGCGAAAAAGCGACAAGCCCGATCAAGACGCCCTCACGGACCGCCGAGCTTGAAGAACGGCTCCGACCGGCTTATCCTACGATACGAAGGAGAGGTGCGAACGATGATGAAAGTCAAGATCGACCCCGGGCTTTACGAGCGGGCGAAACGCGCGGCGGAAACCGCCGGCTACAGCAGCGTCGATGAGTTCATCGCGCACTCGATCGAGAACGAGTTGCAGAAACAAAACGCCGACGACTCCGAAGCCCGCGTGGCCGATCAACTCCGCGGCCTGGGATACATCGAGTGACCGACTTGGTGACACAACTCGTCGTCTGGCTGAACGTCCTGGCAAACGCTCTAGGCAGCCTGTTGCTGGCTCCCATCGCCGTCTTGCCCGGCTGGCTGTCGGCAACGCTTGCGGCGGTCGCCAGCGGAGTGGCGCTGCTGGCCGCCTTCAAATACACCTCGAACCAGGCCGCCATCAAACGGGTCAAGGACGAAATCAAAGCCAATCTGCTGGCGATCAAGCTGTTCAAGGAGAGCGCCTGGGTCGCATTTCGGGCACAGGGAGCCATTCTGCTCGCGGCGCTGAGACTGTTGCTGCTGGCGATCGTGCCGATGCTGGTCATGGTCGTGCCGGTCTTGCTCATCCTGGGACAGCTATCGCTGTGGTATCAGGCGCGTCCGCTCGAAGCGGGTGAAGAGGCCGTCGTCATCTTGAAGGTGGGCGCCGACGGCGCGGCGCTCTCCGACGTGCGGCTGGCACCGATCGACGCCATCGACGTGACCGTCGGCCCCGTGCGAGTGCCAACCGAGCGCGAGGTGTGTTGGAAGATCAAGGCACGCCGGCCCGGCCGGCATCGCCTCGTGTTTCACGCGGGCGACCAGATTGGCGAAAAAGATTTCGTTGTCGGCGACCGCTTCATGCGCGTCAGCTCGTTGCGGCCCGGTTGGGAGATAAGCGAGGCGATTTTGCATCCGGCCGAGAAGCCGTTCGATCGCAACTCGCCGATTCAGTCGGTCGAGATCGACTATCCGGAACGATCGTCGTGGACCAGCGGCGCGGATACCTGGGTCGTCTACTGGTTCGCGGTGTCGATGATTTCGGGTTTCGCCTTTCGCCGGGTGTTGAACGTCAATCTGTGATCGCCAGGCCGGTTGCGGAGGAAGGTCTACAGGATGGACACGGAAATCATGATCGTCTCCGGTTTGCCGCGTTCGGGCACGTCGCTGATGATGCAAATGCTGGACAACGGCGGCATCGAGGTCGTGACGGACGGAACTCGCACCGCCGACGTCGACAACCCCAAAGGCTACTACGAGTTCGAGAAGGTCAAAGCCATCCAGCGCGACGCGTCGTGGCTGGCCGAGGCGCGGGGCAAGGCCGTCAAGATGGTCTCGCAGCTCCTCTACCATCTGCCCGGCGACGAGCGATTTCGGATCATCTTCATGGAGCGGGATTTCGACGAGATGCTCGCTTCGCAAGAGAAGATGCTCGCACGGCTGGGCCGGTCCGCGCCGCCTCGCGAGCAAATCGAGGGGCCGTTTACGGCGCACCTCAAGCGGCTGCGCGAGTGGCTGGACCAACAGCGCAACATGCAGGTTCTGTATGTCAGCTATAACGAGCTCATCAAGGAACCGCGCCGGCATGCCGAATGCGTTCGCGCGTTTCTCGGAGGCGCTGCCGACGTCGAAAAAATGCTGCGCGCGGTGGACCCGTCGCTGTACCGAAATCGGAAACGGTAGGGTGAGACCAGCGAGCTTGCGAGCACCGGCCCACCAGCAAGAGGCGTCAGGCGTCAGGTTTCAGGCGTCAGGACGACTTTCCTGATGCCTGATACCAGACGCCTAAACAGGGTGGGCCGGCGCTCGCAAGCTCGCTGGTCCCACCCTACGTTCACCGGCGCGCTTGCCTCAGCCGCGTCGGCGGGGCGCCGTCTTGGCCGTCGACCGCTGTCCGTTGCGATGGCGGCCGGTTTCCTTCGGTGAGGAGCCGTTGGATGCCTGACTTGACCGGCCGTTGGAAGGCATGTCGTCTTCGTCGTCTTCATCGTGGCGCGAGCTGCGCAGCAGCAACAGCTCGATGGCCAGGTCGAACCAAGCCAGCAAATTGCGGTCGGCCTCGGCGGCCTGCATCTTGTTGCGAAGCTGGCCGACCAGTGCCGGGCCGGCCGGCCACCGCAGCACGAGCACCTCCGAAGCCTCGCTCAACAATTGATAAACACGGGCCCGCGTCAGTCCCATGCGATGAGCCGCCCGGCGGACGCTGCCCGACTGCGACTGCAGGCGGCCCTCCGCCAGCTTGGCGATCGGCGCGCCGGCATCGACGCGGACCAGTTCGAGCAGCGGCGAAACCAGCGAGTCTTGCAGCTCCCGCTTGCTGGGAATGCCGACGTTGGTCAGCCAGTGTACGACCCAGTCCTCGACGGGCATCAACGACCGCGGCGCAATGCGAACTCCCAGGTGGCTGTCCGGATCGACGTGAACGAGCATTTGGTGCAGGTTGCCGAAGACATCCAGCACGGCGCGGACCCGCTTCTCGCCGTGCGTTCGGAGCGAACGGAGTTCCGCCAACGAAAGATCGACGTACTCACCCAAGGGCTTGTACCAGACGACGCGCGGCATGTCCAATAGGCTGACCGCGAAGCGCCCCAAGGGCTCGTGCTCCAAACGGTGCTTGCGAACGGTGGCCCGCCACCGAACCCAAAGGGCCTCACTCACCAGGCTGGCGTCGACATGCGGCTGGTCTTTGGCGACTTCGGCCGCGGTATCGACGTAGGTCTCCTCCTCGTCGACCAGCGCGCCGATCGGCTTGGGCTGCGCGGCCCGATTGAGCAACATCAAGAACGTGCGAATCTTTTTCTGACCGATGCCGGCGGTGGCGAACAGCTCATCGAACGGCGTGTTGAGCAAGTCTCTCAGCGTCCTGCCCATGAAGGCCAAGGGCAAGCGACGGTCGCTGCCAATCGCCCAATAGGCCAGCGGCTTGTCGAGCCGGTCGTTGAACTTGGCAGCCAGCAATCGCTTCCTGAGCGATTCATATCCGGTGACGAGCTTGTAGTCCATGACCGCGGTCGATTTATTGAGTAGCATCA
The DNA window shown above is from Pirellulales bacterium and carries:
- a CDS encoding sulfotransferase domain-containing protein codes for the protein MDTEIMIVSGLPRSGTSLMMQMLDNGGIEVVTDGTRTADVDNPKGYYEFEKVKAIQRDASWLAEARGKAVKMVSQLLYHLPGDERFRIIFMERDFDEMLASQEKMLARLGRSAPPREQIEGPFTAHLKRLREWLDQQRNMQVLYVSYNELIKEPRRHAECVRAFLGGAADVEKMLRAVDPSLYRNRKR
- a CDS encoding ATP-binding cassette domain-containing protein, with translation MARRRARASTAFASINPRSATRRHADLRESSDDLFAVRVRGLNHSFGEGELRKQVLFDNQLDLARGEIVIMTGPSGSGKTTLLTLIGGLRTVQQGQLMVLGRELHSLSAKELVDVRRDVGFIFQAHNLFDSLTALQNVSMSMELWDDDPAAIRERAIEILTILGLEKRIHYKPDQLSGGQKQRVAIARALASHPQLVLADEPTAALDRESGRDVVELLHKFAKEEACTVLMVTHDNRILDVADRIVNMVDGRVISDVLVQEAATITEFLQRNELFKNLSAGTLAEVADKVALERFAAGDVVIRQGDPGDKLYVIRSGKAEVHVTKDGQTRQVASLGPGDFFGEAALISGEPRNATVRAGETLEVYTLGKDDFKRVIDASPPFRDVLRRVLFARQ
- a CDS encoding citrate/2-methylcitrate synthase; its protein translation is MSEEIYRPGLEGVVAGETAVSTLAGGLQYRGYAVEELAGDATFEEVAFLILHGELPTAAELDAFRARLVEAQSLDPAIVGLLRLLPAQAPLMDVMRTAASLLAHWDSDAADSRHAANLRKAERLVAQLPVVMAARQRLTAGKEPVPPDGRLSLAANVLWMLNREVPSPQAVKAMDVSLILYAEHEFNASTFTARVVASTLSDLHSAVTAAIGALKGPLHGGANERVMEVLAEVGSSANADRWVREALAAKRRIMGFGHRVYKSGDPRAVYLKTLCGELARETGHEDMERMAEVIETVVRQEKSLPPNLDWPSARLYHYLGLPVELYTPLFVISRVTGWSAHVIEQLDNNRLIRPRSRYTGPAHRPLVPLAKRG
- a CDS encoding isoprenylcysteine carboxylmethyltransferase family protein, encoding MEAERAASWAFRARGLVGALLGVAFGTLVVFSPPLFSQAQWERIPLEVLGWLTFFAGAAMRFWATLYIGGRKRQVIVSEGPYSICRNPLYLGTFLIALSTAIILESMTFLACVLVGAVFYAWATVPAEERYLSRRFGGPYHRYCREVPRFLPRLANFGTPDTIVVNIRALRLECCRAARWVLLPVVADLLCRLRCETWWPHWVNLP